The following are encoded together in the Malaya genurostris strain Urasoe2022 chromosome 3, Malgen_1.1, whole genome shotgun sequence genome:
- the LOC131439416 gene encoding zinc finger protein 271-like isoform X2, with product MFYPLQHTFEDGEIEVASEEMLSQDPLSDNKHSFAVSLSLGNPFININKIKYPNTHFQHDQMHTKSTYPGRLTQEKSIENVHSSNSTPPTFEDGEIELSRPEILNQEHIVDNKHSLAVSLSLGNTLINLNKIKYTNAQSHHDQMSSMRPEMLAQYPLADNKHSLAVSLSLGNTLINLNKIKCPQCRKRFDTMEEMQQHRTKHLTENKFKCEICSKEFPSHSSMWKHTKAHTGDRPFVCQICNKGFTQLANLQRHDLVHNGLKPFKCPICEKCFTQQANMLKHQLLHTGLKPYKCPVCQKAFSQHANMIKHQMLHTGLKPYKCPVCHKAFTQHANMVKHQMLHTGLKPYKCPVCDKAFTQQANMVKHQMLHTGVKPYKCSTCGKAFAQQANMVKHQMLHTGVKPYKCPTCDKAFAQQANMMKHQMLHTGLKPYKCNTCGKAFAQQANMVKHQMLHTGIKPYKCNTCGKAFAQQANMVKHQMLHTGVKPYKCSVCGKAFAQQANMVKHQMLHSGIKPYKCPTCDKAFAQQANMVKHQMLHTGEKPFKCKSCDKAFSQRANLKKHEMVHLGIRPHTCPLCSKSYSQYSNLKKHLLVHQKQSMKQQQNGQVMMILYNCQTCKMQFENILEFERHTKQCNELNNGGHGLKLENINIKSEIDIDGSSSSGMPQHITIPHSQPQPSMHVPSAILTSVISSSSAVSNAHTLSTAHASHHPDVHPQHPQPQHTPPAQHQQQQQQQQSIHQQQPPPSHQHHPSLQQQHNLPIHLQQQLSHHLISTHLPHQDHGSADLHHQVNFHHPHIPHIPNLPHKILSPLFHIPPFNNNHST from the exons ATGTTCTATCCTTTG CAACACACGTTCGAAGATGGAGAGATCGAAGTTGCTAGTGAGGAGATGTTGAGCCAGGATCCACTGTCCGACAATAAGCACTCATTCGCCGTTTCACTCTCACTAGGAAATCCATTCATCAACatcaataaaatcaaataccCAAATACGCATTTTCAGCACGATCAAATGCACACAAAATCGACGTACCCAGGAAGATTGACACAAGAGAAAAGCATCGAAAACGTACATTCGTCAAATTCAACGCCT CCTACTTTCGAAGATGGAGAGATTGAACTTTCCCGTCCGGAAATTCTGAACCAAGAACATATTGTCGATAATAAACATTCGCTCGCAGTGTCGCTCTCGTTAGGCAACACGTTAATTAATCTCAACAAAATCAAATACACAAATGCCCAATCTCATCATGATCAAATGTCTTCTATGCGCCCTGAAATGTTAGCTCAGTATCCACTAGCAGACAATAAGCACTCGCTCGCGGTATCACTTTCGCTAGGGAATACATTAATCAATCTCAACAAGATCAAGTGTCCACAGTGTCGGAAG CGTTTTGATACGATGGAGGAAATGCAACAACATCGCACCAAACATCTAACGGAAAATAAATTTAAGTGCGAAATATGCAGTAAGGAATTCCCTAGTCACAGCTCAATGTGGAAGCACACCAAAGCCCACACCGGTGATC GTCCATTCGTTTGCCAAATCTGCAACAAAGGGTTCACGCAACTAGCTAACCTGCAACGTCATGACCTTGTTCACAACG GACTGAAGCCTTTCAAATGTCCAATCTGCGAAAAGTGCTTTACGCAGCAGGCAAATATGCTGAAACATCAGCTCCTTCATACCG GACTTAAACCATACAAATGTCCGGTGTGCCAGAAAGCATTTTCTCAACATGCAAATATGATAAAACATCAGATGCTTCATACAG GTTTGAAGCCTTATAAGTGTCCAGTGTGCCATAAGGCTTTCACCCAACACGCCAACATGGTTAAACATCAGATGCTTCATACCG GTTTAAAACCTTATAAGTGTCCCGTTTGTGATAAAGCATTTACCCAACAAGCCAATATGGTCAAGCATCAGATGCTGCATACTG GAGTAAAACCTTACAAGTGTTCTACGTGTGGCAAGGCTTTTGCACAGCAGGCAAACATGGTCAAGCATCAGATGCTTCATACCG GAGTGAAACCATACAAATGCCCAACCTGTGATAAAGCTTTTGCTCAGCAGGCGAACATGATGAAGCATCAGATGCTCCACACCG GATTAAAACCGTATAAGTGCAACACGTGCGGTAAAGCCTTCGCTCAACAGGCCAACATGGTTAAACATCAGATGCTTCATACGG GTATTAAACCGTATAAATGCAATACGTGCGGTAAGGCTTTCGCACAGCAAGCCAACATGGTCAAACATCAGATGCTTCATAccg GAGTGAAACCCTACAAATGCTCAGTATGCGGTAAAGCATTCGCACAGCAAGCAAACATGGTAAAGCATCAGATGCTCCACAGCG GAATAAAGCCATATAAATGTCCAACTTGCGATAAAGCTTTTGCCCAGCAGGCTAATATGGTTAAGCATCAAATGCTGCATACTG GCGAAAAACCGTTTAAATGCAAAAGCTGTGATAAAGCATTCTCACAACGTGCCAATCTCAAAAAGCACGAAATGGTCCACCTTGGAATACGTCCGCACACCTGTCCATTGTGCTCCAAATCGTACTCGCAATATTCAAACCTTAAGAAACACTTGCTGGTTCACCAGAAGCAGTCAATGAAGCAACAACAGAACGGACAAGTAATGAT GATACTGTACAACTGCCAGACATGCAAAATGCAGTTTGAAAACATTCTCGAATTCGAACGGCACACTAAACAATGCAACGAATTAAACAACGGTGGTCACGGTCTGAAGCTGGAGAATATCAATATAAAGAGCGAGATTGACATTGACGGCAGTTCCAGTTCAGGAATGCCACAGCACATCACTATTCCGCACAGTCAGCCTCAACCTTCGATGCACGTACCCTCAGCGATATTGACTTCCGTGATCTCATCATCTTCGGCAGTGAGCAATGCCCACACTCTAAGCACTGCTCATGCTAGCCACCATCCCGATGTACACCCACAGCATCCTCAGCCGCAGCATACACCGCCAGCCCAGcatcagcaacaacaacagcagcaacagagTATACATCAGCAGCAACCTCCTCCATCCCATCAGCATCATCCTTCACTACAGCAGCAGCATAATCTTCCAATTCACCTTCAACAGCAGCTATCGCATCACCTAATATCCACGCATCTTCCCCACCAAGATCACGGGTCTGCTGATCTGCACCATCAGGTCAACTTCCATCATCCACACATACCGCATATTCCTAATCTACCGCACAAAATCTTGTCCCCTCTTTTCCACATTCCTCCCTTCAATAATAACCACAGCACATAA
- the LOC131439416 gene encoding zinc finger protein 492-like isoform X8 codes for MFYPLQHTFEDGEIEVASEEMLSQDPLSDNKHSFAVSLSLGNPFININKIKYPNTHFQHDQMHTKSTYPGRLTQEKSIENVHSSNSTPQPTFEDGEIELSRPEILNQEHIVDNKHSLAVSLSLGNTLINLNKIKYTNAQSHHDQMSSMRPEMLAQYPLADNKHSLAVSLSLGNTLINLNKIKCPQCRKRFDTMEEMQQHRTKHLTENKFKCEICSKEFPSHSSMWKHTKAHTGDRPFVCQICNKGFTQLANLQRHDLVHNGLKPYKCPVCQKAFSQHANMIKHQMLHTGLKPYKCPVCDKAFTQQANMVKHQMLHTGVKPYKCSTCGKAFAQQANMVKHQMLHTGVKPYKCPTCDKAFAQQANMMKHQMLHTGLKPYKCNTCGKAFAQQANMVKHQMLHTGIKPYKCNTCGKAFAQQANMVKHQMLHTGVKPYKCSVCGKAFAQQANMVKHQMLHSGIKPYKCPTCDKAFAQQANMVKHQMLHTGEKPFKCKSCDKAFSQRANLKKHEMVHLGIRPHTCPLCSKSYSQYSNLKKHLLVHQKQSMKQQQNGQVMMILYNCQTCKMQFENILEFERHTKQCNELNNGGHGLKLENINIKSEIDIDGSSSSGMPQHITIPHSQPQPSMHVPSAILTSVISSSSAVSNAHTLSTAHASHHPDVHPQHPQPQHTPPAQHQQQQQQQQSIHQQQPPPSHQHHPSLQQQHNLPIHLQQQLSHHLISTHLPHQDHGSADLHHQVNFHHPHIPHIPNLPHKILSPLFHIPPFNNNHST; via the exons ATGTTCTATCCTTTG CAACACACGTTCGAAGATGGAGAGATCGAAGTTGCTAGTGAGGAGATGTTGAGCCAGGATCCACTGTCCGACAATAAGCACTCATTCGCCGTTTCACTCTCACTAGGAAATCCATTCATCAACatcaataaaatcaaataccCAAATACGCATTTTCAGCACGATCAAATGCACACAAAATCGACGTACCCAGGAAGATTGACACAAGAGAAAAGCATCGAAAACGTACATTCGTCAAATTCAACGCCT CAGCCTACTTTCGAAGATGGAGAGATTGAACTTTCCCGTCCGGAAATTCTGAACCAAGAACATATTGTCGATAATAAACATTCGCTCGCAGTGTCGCTCTCGTTAGGCAACACGTTAATTAATCTCAACAAAATCAAATACACAAATGCCCAATCTCATCATGATCAAATGTCTTCTATGCGCCCTGAAATGTTAGCTCAGTATCCACTAGCAGACAATAAGCACTCGCTCGCGGTATCACTTTCGCTAGGGAATACATTAATCAATCTCAACAAGATCAAGTGTCCACAGTGTCGGAAG CGTTTTGATACGATGGAGGAAATGCAACAACATCGCACCAAACATCTAACGGAAAATAAATTTAAGTGCGAAATATGCAGTAAGGAATTCCCTAGTCACAGCTCAATGTGGAAGCACACCAAAGCCCACACCGGTGATC GTCCATTCGTTTGCCAAATCTGCAACAAAGGGTTCACGCAACTAGCTAACCTGCAACGTCATGACCTTGTTCACAACG GACTTAAACCATACAAATGTCCGGTGTGCCAGAAAGCATTTTCTCAACATGCAAATATGATAAAACATCAGATGCTTCATACAG GTTTAAAACCTTATAAGTGTCCCGTTTGTGATAAAGCATTTACCCAACAAGCCAATATGGTCAAGCATCAGATGCTGCATACTG GAGTAAAACCTTACAAGTGTTCTACGTGTGGCAAGGCTTTTGCACAGCAGGCAAACATGGTCAAGCATCAGATGCTTCATACCG GAGTGAAACCATACAAATGCCCAACCTGTGATAAAGCTTTTGCTCAGCAGGCGAACATGATGAAGCATCAGATGCTCCACACCG GATTAAAACCGTATAAGTGCAACACGTGCGGTAAAGCCTTCGCTCAACAGGCCAACATGGTTAAACATCAGATGCTTCATACGG GTATTAAACCGTATAAATGCAATACGTGCGGTAAGGCTTTCGCACAGCAAGCCAACATGGTCAAACATCAGATGCTTCATAccg GAGTGAAACCCTACAAATGCTCAGTATGCGGTAAAGCATTCGCACAGCAAGCAAACATGGTAAAGCATCAGATGCTCCACAGCG GAATAAAGCCATATAAATGTCCAACTTGCGATAAAGCTTTTGCCCAGCAGGCTAATATGGTTAAGCATCAAATGCTGCATACTG GCGAAAAACCGTTTAAATGCAAAAGCTGTGATAAAGCATTCTCACAACGTGCCAATCTCAAAAAGCACGAAATGGTCCACCTTGGAATACGTCCGCACACCTGTCCATTGTGCTCCAAATCGTACTCGCAATATTCAAACCTTAAGAAACACTTGCTGGTTCACCAGAAGCAGTCAATGAAGCAACAACAGAACGGACAAGTAATGAT GATACTGTACAACTGCCAGACATGCAAAATGCAGTTTGAAAACATTCTCGAATTCGAACGGCACACTAAACAATGCAACGAATTAAACAACGGTGGTCACGGTCTGAAGCTGGAGAATATCAATATAAAGAGCGAGATTGACATTGACGGCAGTTCCAGTTCAGGAATGCCACAGCACATCACTATTCCGCACAGTCAGCCTCAACCTTCGATGCACGTACCCTCAGCGATATTGACTTCCGTGATCTCATCATCTTCGGCAGTGAGCAATGCCCACACTCTAAGCACTGCTCATGCTAGCCACCATCCCGATGTACACCCACAGCATCCTCAGCCGCAGCATACACCGCCAGCCCAGcatcagcaacaacaacagcagcaacagagTATACATCAGCAGCAACCTCCTCCATCCCATCAGCATCATCCTTCACTACAGCAGCAGCATAATCTTCCAATTCACCTTCAACAGCAGCTATCGCATCACCTAATATCCACGCATCTTCCCCACCAAGATCACGGGTCTGCTGATCTGCACCATCAGGTCAACTTCCATCATCCACACATACCGCATATTCCTAATCTACCGCACAAAATCTTGTCCCCTCTTTTCCACATTCCTCCCTTCAATAATAACCACAGCACATAA
- the LOC131439416 gene encoding zinc finger protein 271-like isoform X4, with the protein MFYPLQHTFEDGEIEVASEEMLSQDPLSDNKHSFAVSLSLGNPFININKIKYPNTHFQHDQMHTKSTYPGRLTQEKSIENVHSSNSTPQPTFEDGEIELSRPEILNQEHIVDNKHSLAVSLSLGNTLINLNKIKYTNAQSHHDQMSSMRPEMLAQYPLADNKHSLAVSLSLGNTLINLNKIKCPQCRKRFDTMEEMQQHRTKHLTENKFKCEICSKEFPSHSSMWKHTKAHTGDRPFVCQICNKGFTQLANLQRHDLVHNGLKPYKCPVCQKAFSQHANMIKHQMLHTGLKPYKCPVCHKAFTQHANMVKHQMLHTGLKPYKCPVCDKAFTQQANMVKHQMLHTGVKPYKCSTCGKAFAQQANMVKHQMLHTGVKPYKCPTCDKAFAQQANMMKHQMLHTGLKPYKCNTCGKAFAQQANMVKHQMLHTGIKPYKCNTCGKAFAQQANMVKHQMLHTGVKPYKCSVCGKAFAQQANMVKHQMLHSGIKPYKCPTCDKAFAQQANMVKHQMLHTGEKPFKCKSCDKAFSQRANLKKHEMVHLGIRPHTCPLCSKSYSQYSNLKKHLLVHQKQSMKQQQNGQVMMILYNCQTCKMQFENILEFERHTKQCNELNNGGHGLKLENINIKSEIDIDGSSSSGMPQHITIPHSQPQPSMHVPSAILTSVISSSSAVSNAHTLSTAHASHHPDVHPQHPQPQHTPPAQHQQQQQQQQSIHQQQPPPSHQHHPSLQQQHNLPIHLQQQLSHHLISTHLPHQDHGSADLHHQVNFHHPHIPHIPNLPHKILSPLFHIPPFNNNHST; encoded by the exons ATGTTCTATCCTTTG CAACACACGTTCGAAGATGGAGAGATCGAAGTTGCTAGTGAGGAGATGTTGAGCCAGGATCCACTGTCCGACAATAAGCACTCATTCGCCGTTTCACTCTCACTAGGAAATCCATTCATCAACatcaataaaatcaaataccCAAATACGCATTTTCAGCACGATCAAATGCACACAAAATCGACGTACCCAGGAAGATTGACACAAGAGAAAAGCATCGAAAACGTACATTCGTCAAATTCAACGCCT CAGCCTACTTTCGAAGATGGAGAGATTGAACTTTCCCGTCCGGAAATTCTGAACCAAGAACATATTGTCGATAATAAACATTCGCTCGCAGTGTCGCTCTCGTTAGGCAACACGTTAATTAATCTCAACAAAATCAAATACACAAATGCCCAATCTCATCATGATCAAATGTCTTCTATGCGCCCTGAAATGTTAGCTCAGTATCCACTAGCAGACAATAAGCACTCGCTCGCGGTATCACTTTCGCTAGGGAATACATTAATCAATCTCAACAAGATCAAGTGTCCACAGTGTCGGAAG CGTTTTGATACGATGGAGGAAATGCAACAACATCGCACCAAACATCTAACGGAAAATAAATTTAAGTGCGAAATATGCAGTAAGGAATTCCCTAGTCACAGCTCAATGTGGAAGCACACCAAAGCCCACACCGGTGATC GTCCATTCGTTTGCCAAATCTGCAACAAAGGGTTCACGCAACTAGCTAACCTGCAACGTCATGACCTTGTTCACAACG GACTTAAACCATACAAATGTCCGGTGTGCCAGAAAGCATTTTCTCAACATGCAAATATGATAAAACATCAGATGCTTCATACAG GTTTGAAGCCTTATAAGTGTCCAGTGTGCCATAAGGCTTTCACCCAACACGCCAACATGGTTAAACATCAGATGCTTCATACCG GTTTAAAACCTTATAAGTGTCCCGTTTGTGATAAAGCATTTACCCAACAAGCCAATATGGTCAAGCATCAGATGCTGCATACTG GAGTAAAACCTTACAAGTGTTCTACGTGTGGCAAGGCTTTTGCACAGCAGGCAAACATGGTCAAGCATCAGATGCTTCATACCG GAGTGAAACCATACAAATGCCCAACCTGTGATAAAGCTTTTGCTCAGCAGGCGAACATGATGAAGCATCAGATGCTCCACACCG GATTAAAACCGTATAAGTGCAACACGTGCGGTAAAGCCTTCGCTCAACAGGCCAACATGGTTAAACATCAGATGCTTCATACGG GTATTAAACCGTATAAATGCAATACGTGCGGTAAGGCTTTCGCACAGCAAGCCAACATGGTCAAACATCAGATGCTTCATAccg GAGTGAAACCCTACAAATGCTCAGTATGCGGTAAAGCATTCGCACAGCAAGCAAACATGGTAAAGCATCAGATGCTCCACAGCG GAATAAAGCCATATAAATGTCCAACTTGCGATAAAGCTTTTGCCCAGCAGGCTAATATGGTTAAGCATCAAATGCTGCATACTG GCGAAAAACCGTTTAAATGCAAAAGCTGTGATAAAGCATTCTCACAACGTGCCAATCTCAAAAAGCACGAAATGGTCCACCTTGGAATACGTCCGCACACCTGTCCATTGTGCTCCAAATCGTACTCGCAATATTCAAACCTTAAGAAACACTTGCTGGTTCACCAGAAGCAGTCAATGAAGCAACAACAGAACGGACAAGTAATGAT GATACTGTACAACTGCCAGACATGCAAAATGCAGTTTGAAAACATTCTCGAATTCGAACGGCACACTAAACAATGCAACGAATTAAACAACGGTGGTCACGGTCTGAAGCTGGAGAATATCAATATAAAGAGCGAGATTGACATTGACGGCAGTTCCAGTTCAGGAATGCCACAGCACATCACTATTCCGCACAGTCAGCCTCAACCTTCGATGCACGTACCCTCAGCGATATTGACTTCCGTGATCTCATCATCTTCGGCAGTGAGCAATGCCCACACTCTAAGCACTGCTCATGCTAGCCACCATCCCGATGTACACCCACAGCATCCTCAGCCGCAGCATACACCGCCAGCCCAGcatcagcaacaacaacagcagcaacagagTATACATCAGCAGCAACCTCCTCCATCCCATCAGCATCATCCTTCACTACAGCAGCAGCATAATCTTCCAATTCACCTTCAACAGCAGCTATCGCATCACCTAATATCCACGCATCTTCCCCACCAAGATCACGGGTCTGCTGATCTGCACCATCAGGTCAACTTCCATCATCCACACATACCGCATATTCCTAATCTACCGCACAAAATCTTGTCCCCTCTTTTCCACATTCCTCCCTTCAATAATAACCACAGCACATAA
- the LOC131439416 gene encoding zinc finger protein 271-like isoform X6 encodes MFYPLQHTFEDGEIEVASEEMLSQDPLSDNKHSFAVSLSLGNPFININKIKYPNTHFQHDQMHTKSTYPGRLTQEKSIENVHSSNSTPQPTFEDGEIELSRPEILNQEHIVDNKHSLAVSLSLGNTLINLNKIKYTNAQSHHDQMSSMRPEMLAQYPLADNKHSLAVSLSLGNTLINLNKIKCPQCRKRFDTMEEMQQHRTKHLTENKFKCEICSKEFPSHSSMWKHTKAHTGDRPFVCQICNKGFTQLANLQRHDLVHNGLKPFKCPICEKCFTQQANMLKHQLLHTGLKPYKCPVCQKAFSQHANMIKHQMLHTGLKPYKCPVCDKAFTQQANMVKHQMLHTGVKPYKCSTCGKAFAQQANMVKHQMLHTGVKPYKCPTCDKAFAQQANMMKHQMLHTGLKPYKCNTCGKAFAQQANMVKHQMLHTGIKPYKCNTCGKAFAQQANMVKHQMLHTGVKPYKCSVCGKAFAQQANMVKHQMLHSGIKPYKCPTCDKAFAQQANMVKHQMLHTGEKPFKCKSCDKAFSQRANLKKHEMVHLGIRPHTCPLCSKSYSQYSNLKKHLLVHQKQSMKQQQNGQVMMILYNCQTCKMQFENILEFERHTKQCNELNNGGHGLKLENINIKSEIDIDGSSSSGMPQHITIPHSQPQPSMHVPSAILTSVISSSSAVSNAHTLSTAHASHHPDVHPQHPQPQHTPPAQHQQQQQQQQSIHQQQPPPSHQHHPSLQQQHNLPIHLQQQLSHHLISTHLPHQDHGSADLHHQVNFHHPHIPHIPNLPHKILSPLFHIPPFNNNHST; translated from the exons ATGTTCTATCCTTTG CAACACACGTTCGAAGATGGAGAGATCGAAGTTGCTAGTGAGGAGATGTTGAGCCAGGATCCACTGTCCGACAATAAGCACTCATTCGCCGTTTCACTCTCACTAGGAAATCCATTCATCAACatcaataaaatcaaataccCAAATACGCATTTTCAGCACGATCAAATGCACACAAAATCGACGTACCCAGGAAGATTGACACAAGAGAAAAGCATCGAAAACGTACATTCGTCAAATTCAACGCCT CAGCCTACTTTCGAAGATGGAGAGATTGAACTTTCCCGTCCGGAAATTCTGAACCAAGAACATATTGTCGATAATAAACATTCGCTCGCAGTGTCGCTCTCGTTAGGCAACACGTTAATTAATCTCAACAAAATCAAATACACAAATGCCCAATCTCATCATGATCAAATGTCTTCTATGCGCCCTGAAATGTTAGCTCAGTATCCACTAGCAGACAATAAGCACTCGCTCGCGGTATCACTTTCGCTAGGGAATACATTAATCAATCTCAACAAGATCAAGTGTCCACAGTGTCGGAAG CGTTTTGATACGATGGAGGAAATGCAACAACATCGCACCAAACATCTAACGGAAAATAAATTTAAGTGCGAAATATGCAGTAAGGAATTCCCTAGTCACAGCTCAATGTGGAAGCACACCAAAGCCCACACCGGTGATC GTCCATTCGTTTGCCAAATCTGCAACAAAGGGTTCACGCAACTAGCTAACCTGCAACGTCATGACCTTGTTCACAACG GACTGAAGCCTTTCAAATGTCCAATCTGCGAAAAGTGCTTTACGCAGCAGGCAAATATGCTGAAACATCAGCTCCTTCATACCG GACTTAAACCATACAAATGTCCGGTGTGCCAGAAAGCATTTTCTCAACATGCAAATATGATAAAACATCAGATGCTTCATACAG GTTTAAAACCTTATAAGTGTCCCGTTTGTGATAAAGCATTTACCCAACAAGCCAATATGGTCAAGCATCAGATGCTGCATACTG GAGTAAAACCTTACAAGTGTTCTACGTGTGGCAAGGCTTTTGCACAGCAGGCAAACATGGTCAAGCATCAGATGCTTCATACCG GAGTGAAACCATACAAATGCCCAACCTGTGATAAAGCTTTTGCTCAGCAGGCGAACATGATGAAGCATCAGATGCTCCACACCG GATTAAAACCGTATAAGTGCAACACGTGCGGTAAAGCCTTCGCTCAACAGGCCAACATGGTTAAACATCAGATGCTTCATACGG GTATTAAACCGTATAAATGCAATACGTGCGGTAAGGCTTTCGCACAGCAAGCCAACATGGTCAAACATCAGATGCTTCATAccg GAGTGAAACCCTACAAATGCTCAGTATGCGGTAAAGCATTCGCACAGCAAGCAAACATGGTAAAGCATCAGATGCTCCACAGCG GAATAAAGCCATATAAATGTCCAACTTGCGATAAAGCTTTTGCCCAGCAGGCTAATATGGTTAAGCATCAAATGCTGCATACTG GCGAAAAACCGTTTAAATGCAAAAGCTGTGATAAAGCATTCTCACAACGTGCCAATCTCAAAAAGCACGAAATGGTCCACCTTGGAATACGTCCGCACACCTGTCCATTGTGCTCCAAATCGTACTCGCAATATTCAAACCTTAAGAAACACTTGCTGGTTCACCAGAAGCAGTCAATGAAGCAACAACAGAACGGACAAGTAATGAT GATACTGTACAACTGCCAGACATGCAAAATGCAGTTTGAAAACATTCTCGAATTCGAACGGCACACTAAACAATGCAACGAATTAAACAACGGTGGTCACGGTCTGAAGCTGGAGAATATCAATATAAAGAGCGAGATTGACATTGACGGCAGTTCCAGTTCAGGAATGCCACAGCACATCACTATTCCGCACAGTCAGCCTCAACCTTCGATGCACGTACCCTCAGCGATATTGACTTCCGTGATCTCATCATCTTCGGCAGTGAGCAATGCCCACACTCTAAGCACTGCTCATGCTAGCCACCATCCCGATGTACACCCACAGCATCCTCAGCCGCAGCATACACCGCCAGCCCAGcatcagcaacaacaacagcagcaacagagTATACATCAGCAGCAACCTCCTCCATCCCATCAGCATCATCCTTCACTACAGCAGCAGCATAATCTTCCAATTCACCTTCAACAGCAGCTATCGCATCACCTAATATCCACGCATCTTCCCCACCAAGATCACGGGTCTGCTGATCTGCACCATCAGGTCAACTTCCATCATCCACACATACCGCATATTCCTAATCTACCGCACAAAATCTTGTCCCCTCTTTTCCACATTCCTCCCTTCAATAATAACCACAGCACATAA